Proteins from one Synechococcus sp. UW179A genomic window:
- a CDS encoding DUF1254 domain-containing protein, with protein sequence MKGFASNLRKKSSAVFLASAFAASLCAPVLAQSTANSSGSVPKGYTTPIPAELFTPDQVETSVGTFRFFDGMPDAATVDASFDYLKFIRAYETFLTLMPAASIEMMRVGHAQQGVDDYTKVMLMAPLNSNPLFLTGNTDTVYGSAFFNLKDTGPMVIEIPAGLGPGTINDAYFRFVADTGAPGPDRGKGGKYLILGPDDAEPANTEGYFVFRSPSYSNWLIMRAFLDDQGKPDQAVANYENGVRLYPLSLKDNPPAMTFVQGGDLVFNTVHANNFHFFEELNTVIQREPVDLFDPELLGLASAIGLEKGKPFNPSAEDRRILEEAVQVGVAYVRSDMGKPRNRDVYFYEDKQWFSPFAGGSHEWLIDGGRGGRNLDARSNFFWGYTVNTPAMVLKMVGAGSQYGVVATDADGLYLDGSKNYKFTVDANVPAKDFWSMVVYDPQTRSELQTPQMLPSKNSKRNKDMVVNANGSIDLYFGPTAPQGKEANWIQTIPGKGWFGIFRFYGPLEPWFDKTWQLNDIQPLG encoded by the coding sequence ATGAAAGGATTTGCGAGCAATCTGCGCAAAAAATCTTCCGCTGTTTTTCTTGCTTCAGCTTTTGCTGCCAGTTTGTGTGCGCCAGTTCTGGCCCAGAGCACGGCCAACAGCTCTGGTTCTGTCCCCAAGGGTTACACCACTCCCATTCCCGCTGAGCTGTTCACGCCTGATCAGGTCGAGACCAGTGTTGGCACATTTCGTTTCTTCGATGGCATGCCGGATGCCGCCACGGTTGATGCCAGTTTTGACTACCTCAAATTCATCCGCGCCTATGAAACGTTTCTCACGCTGATGCCGGCCGCCAGCATCGAGATGATGCGTGTCGGCCATGCGCAGCAGGGGGTCGACGACTACACGAAGGTCATGTTGATGGCCCCGCTGAATTCCAACCCTCTGTTTCTGACCGGAAATACCGATACGGTGTATGGCTCCGCCTTCTTCAATCTGAAGGACACGGGGCCGATGGTGATTGAAATCCCAGCCGGCCTCGGCCCTGGCACGATCAATGACGCCTATTTCCGATTTGTGGCCGATACAGGTGCTCCCGGCCCAGATCGGGGCAAAGGCGGCAAGTATCTGATCCTTGGTCCCGACGACGCAGAGCCCGCGAACACCGAGGGCTATTTCGTGTTTCGTTCACCCAGCTACTCCAACTGGTTGATCATGCGTGCTTTTCTCGATGATCAAGGCAAGCCTGATCAGGCGGTTGCCAACTATGAAAATGGCGTACGTCTTTATCCCCTCTCACTGAAAGACAACCCTCCGGCGATGACTTTTGTGCAAGGAGGCGATCTCGTCTTCAACACGGTGCATGCCAATAATTTCCACTTCTTTGAAGAGCTGAACACGGTGATTCAGCGTGAACCGGTCGATCTGTTTGACCCAGAACTGCTCGGACTGGCTTCGGCGATCGGACTCGAAAAAGGCAAACCCTTCAATCCCAGTGCTGAGGATCGCAGGATTCTCGAGGAAGCTGTGCAGGTTGGAGTCGCCTATGTGCGCTCCGACATGGGTAAGCCTCGTAATCGCGACGTCTACTTCTATGAGGACAAGCAGTGGTTCAGTCCTTTTGCCGGCGGGAGCCATGAATGGCTGATCGATGGCGGCAGGGGCGGCAGAAACCTTGATGCCAGAAGCAACTTTTTCTGGGGTTACACCGTCAACACCCCTGCCATGGTGCTCAAGATGGTCGGTGCCGGATCTCAGTACGGGGTGGTGGCGACTGATGCTGATGGCCTCTATCTCGATGGCAGTAAGAACTACAAGTTCACGGTGGATGCCAACGTGCCTGCCAAGGATTTCTGGTCGATGGTGGTCTACGACCCCCAGACGCGCTCTGAATTGCAAACGCCCCAGATGCTGCCCAGCAAAAACAGCAAGCGCAATAAAGACATGGTGGTGAACGCCAATGGCAGCATTGATCTCTACTTCGGTCCCACTGCACCGCAGGGCAAGGAAGCTAACTGGATTCAGACCATTCCCGGTAAGGGATGGTTTGGAATTTTCCGTTTTTACGGACCGCTGGAGCCTTGGTTCGACAAGACCTGGCAGCTCAACGACATTCAGCCTCTCGGTTGA
- a CDS encoding DUF1651 domain-containing protein, protein MDGWLKDPKGCWYARFHRDPKAWALNAGVVVDNGRPMPGDEPALLKTRRSMRYEDAVALWFQLKQYGWTDTEAAW, encoded by the coding sequence ATGGATGGATGGCTGAAGGATCCAAAAGGATGCTGGTACGCCAGGTTTCACAGAGATCCAAAAGCCTGGGCACTGAATGCAGGAGTCGTTGTGGACAATGGGAGACCCATGCCTGGCGATGAGCCCGCTCTTCTGAAAACCCGGCGAAGCATGAGATATGAAGACGCCGTTGCTCTGTGGTTCCAGCTCAAGCAATACGGCTGGACTGACACTGAGGCAGCATGGTGA
- a CDS encoding DUF1254 domain-containing protein, with amino-acid sequence MTPLTRFPSAVLSALLLACSGSALQAADVVPKGYNTTIPEDVLTPDRVKTRIGTFNYFDGFPDDDTMAKARRQVDLGRGVQTFLNFMPAASLEMLYVGHRDGYGMRENRDIGLFEELMSSKSLWLTGNTDTVYATAFLDLSNGPIVVEVPAGTGPGTVNDAFFRFVVDMGGPGPDKGKGGKYLIVGPGQATPANTDGYFVANTPSKINWLILRGFLDEEGKTDTARNAFKGGLKVYPYAERANPPANNFKNLTDWETNTIHANNFKFYEELDEVIQREPSDLFSPELLGMASSIGIEKGKPFNPSPEQQALLTEAVAIGNATARSILFGPKDPKNYIYPGKAGYWQTGFPGGSHEYLVNQGNGGRDMDGRTLFFYLATVNTPAMALEIPGVGSQYAFSSRDGSGAYLNGSNTYKLNIPANPPAEKFWSFVVYDPQTRSMLQSGDMPYPSKNNKRNADMVKNADGSIDLYFGPQAPAGMEANWVKTVPGKGWFGIFRLYGPGQEWFDRTWKLGDIEKV; translated from the coding sequence ATGACTCCTCTGACTCGTTTCCCATCCGCTGTCCTTTCCGCATTGTTGCTTGCCTGCAGTGGTTCAGCTTTGCAGGCCGCTGATGTCGTCCCCAAGGGCTACAACACCACCATTCCTGAGGATGTATTGACGCCTGACAGGGTGAAGACCCGGATCGGTACATTCAATTATTTCGATGGTTTCCCCGACGACGACACCATGGCCAAGGCCCGCCGTCAGGTGGATCTTGGCCGTGGCGTGCAGACCTTCCTGAACTTCATGCCGGCGGCATCGCTCGAGATGCTCTACGTGGGGCACCGTGATGGCTACGGCATGCGTGAGAACCGGGATATTGGCTTGTTTGAAGAGCTGATGAGTTCCAAATCACTCTGGCTAACCGGCAATACCGACACGGTTTACGCCACTGCCTTCCTGGATCTCTCCAATGGTCCCATCGTGGTTGAGGTGCCGGCTGGCACGGGCCCCGGCACGGTCAATGATGCCTTCTTCCGCTTTGTGGTCGATATGGGTGGCCCCGGCCCCGATAAAGGTAAGGGCGGAAAATATCTGATTGTTGGTCCAGGGCAAGCAACCCCGGCCAACACCGATGGCTATTTTGTGGCCAACACTCCAAGCAAGATCAATTGGTTGATCCTGCGTGGTTTTCTGGATGAGGAGGGCAAAACAGACACCGCCAGAAATGCTTTCAAGGGTGGTTTGAAGGTTTATCCCTACGCAGAGCGTGCCAATCCCCCTGCCAACAACTTCAAAAACCTCACGGATTGGGAGACGAACACTATCCATGCCAACAACTTCAAGTTCTATGAGGAGCTTGATGAGGTGATTCAACGGGAGCCTTCCGATCTGTTCTCGCCTGAGCTGCTCGGTATGGCATCGTCGATCGGGATTGAGAAAGGCAAGCCGTTTAACCCCTCGCCTGAGCAGCAAGCTTTACTCACTGAAGCCGTCGCTATCGGGAATGCCACGGCGCGTTCGATTCTGTTTGGACCTAAGGATCCCAAGAACTACATCTACCCCGGCAAGGCGGGTTACTGGCAGACCGGTTTCCCCGGGGGTAGTCATGAGTACCTGGTGAATCAGGGCAATGGTGGTCGTGACATGGATGGCCGCACGTTGTTCTTCTATCTGGCAACGGTGAACACACCGGCCATGGCTCTGGAAATTCCGGGTGTGGGGTCTCAGTACGCCTTCAGTTCAAGGGACGGTAGTGGCGCCTATCTCAACGGTTCCAACACCTACAAACTCAATATTCCGGCGAATCCGCCAGCAGAGAAATTCTGGTCGTTTGTGGTCTATGACCCGCAGACCCGTTCGATGCTGCAGAGCGGCGACATGCCCTATCCCAGCAAAAACAACAAGCGCAACGCTGACATGGTGAAAAATGCTGATGGCAGCATTGATCTCTACTTCGGCCCGCAAGCACCTGCTGGGATGGAGGCTAACTGGGTGAAGACCGTTCCTGGCAAGGGATGGTTCGGCATTTTCCGTCTCTACGGCCCGGGGCAGGAGTGGTTTGATCGCACCTGGAAACTTGGCGATATCGAAAAGGTCTGA
- the cbiE gene encoding precorrin-6y C5,15-methyltransferase (decarboxylating) subunit CbiE encodes MIDVIGTDAGAPDSLPEALQALVRQADLIAAPQRMQPALKQWLERCSSARCINSDDPISLCQSLRALGSDQRGVVLASGDPLWFGIGRILIERVGRESLRFHPGPSSLQLAFARLGMPWQNAEWISLHGRDSAPLIQRLQKRPSALAVLTDPKRGGVEEVRRILSSSGLKASYALWLFEALGHGDERVQRLSAAEPIPSDLNPLHLVVLVAEPTADPIQESLPLFGLDDGLFLQHQDRPGLMTKREVRIQLLADLQLPQQGVLWDLGAGTGSVGLEALRLRPQLQLFAVEQRSGGGTLIQANAKRLGVKPADVIEANALTVVDQIPKPDRVLLGGGGRQRAELLQAVIDRMNPGGVVVIPMANVEALAELRPILDNARWLIQISQQQAYRGQPLADGTRMAPMNPVLILSGTKSQS; translated from the coding sequence ATGATTGATGTGATCGGTACCGATGCCGGTGCCCCTGACTCGCTGCCAGAAGCACTCCAGGCCTTGGTACGACAAGCCGATCTGATCGCTGCTCCACAAAGGATGCAACCAGCACTGAAGCAGTGGCTGGAACGTTGCTCCTCAGCAAGGTGCATCAACAGCGACGATCCGATCAGCCTCTGCCAGAGCCTGAGAGCTCTCGGCTCAGACCAACGAGGTGTGGTGCTGGCCAGTGGCGATCCGCTCTGGTTCGGGATCGGCCGGATCCTGATCGAACGTGTGGGGCGAGAGAGTCTGCGCTTTCATCCAGGCCCCTCATCACTGCAACTGGCTTTTGCAAGGCTGGGCATGCCCTGGCAGAACGCGGAATGGATCAGCCTGCATGGGCGTGATTCAGCCCCATTGATTCAGCGGCTGCAGAAACGCCCATCAGCCCTGGCTGTGCTGACGGATCCCAAGCGCGGCGGGGTTGAAGAAGTGCGGCGCATCCTCAGCAGCAGCGGGCTGAAGGCCAGTTATGCACTGTGGCTCTTTGAAGCGCTGGGCCATGGTGATGAGCGAGTGCAGCGTCTGAGTGCAGCTGAGCCAATCCCCTCAGACCTCAATCCATTGCACCTGGTTGTGTTGGTGGCAGAGCCAACAGCCGACCCGATCCAAGAGTCATTACCCCTGTTCGGTCTGGACGACGGCCTTTTTCTGCAACACCAGGACCGTCCTGGCTTGATGACCAAGCGTGAAGTGAGAATCCAGCTGCTGGCTGATCTACAGCTGCCACAACAAGGAGTGCTCTGGGATCTGGGCGCTGGCACCGGCAGCGTGGGGTTGGAAGCACTGAGGCTCCGGCCGCAACTGCAATTGTTTGCCGTGGAGCAGCGCAGCGGCGGCGGCACGCTGATTCAGGCCAATGCCAAACGCCTGGGTGTGAAACCAGCAGACGTGATCGAAGCCAATGCCCTCACTGTTGTTGATCAGATACCGAAACCTGATCGCGTGCTTCTGGGCGGAGGTGGTCGCCAACGAGCTGAGCTGCTCCAGGCTGTGATCGATCGCATGAACCCAGGTGGGGTGGTGGTGATTCCAATGGCCAACGTTGAAGCACTGGCGGAACTGCGGCCAATCCTGGACAACGCCCGCTGGTTGATCCAGATCAGTCAGCAACAGGCCTATCGCGGACAACCTCTGGCCGATGGCACCCGAATGGCGCCCATGAACCCAGTGCTGATTCTCAGTGGCACCAAAAGCCAAAGCTGA
- a CDS encoding NAD(P)/FAD-dependent oxidoreductase yields MKTVDVVVIGGGFAGVTTARDLQKRGFKVLVLEARDRLGGRTWSTDRNGFHVELGGTWIHWTQPFVWAEKERYGLEIQETPGCVAERVVIKVDGKVQELREDQLGEFVSGFEQFFAEAQQVWERPYDSHYNWPAIEQRDSLSVADRLAALDLTPLQRTSIGGFLEILSMNQPENASYLEMMRCWSLTGWNYSLFNDSAARYKLKRGTGALVQAMASDGGFDVMLDTTVASVQQTANGVTVTTAAGEQVSAKRAVVTVPLNVLHNVAFDPPLKPVKVEASKLKHVGGGAKVFFEVEGDPGAVMTLARSTDSDLIGSFTYQRGYQHSVLAGFSLEPDALERSVADWQPVLEEFVPGIRLLSTFGHDWGSDALSQGSWCTYRPGTFVRFADELPKQDNNLFFASGDHGEGWRGFIEGAISSGSKTAVSVAASLNH; encoded by the coding sequence ATGAAGACTGTTGATGTTGTGGTGATCGGTGGTGGTTTCGCCGGCGTGACCACTGCCAGGGATTTGCAGAAGCGTGGATTCAAGGTGCTTGTGCTTGAGGCGCGCGATCGTTTGGGTGGTCGCACCTGGAGCACCGATCGCAATGGGTTCCATGTGGAGCTTGGTGGCACCTGGATTCACTGGACCCAACCTTTTGTATGGGCCGAAAAGGAACGCTACGGGCTTGAAATTCAGGAAACCCCCGGTTGTGTTGCCGAGCGGGTAGTGATCAAGGTGGATGGGAAGGTTCAGGAGTTGCGCGAAGATCAACTTGGTGAGTTTGTCTCAGGGTTTGAGCAATTCTTCGCTGAAGCTCAACAGGTGTGGGAGCGCCCCTACGACTCCCATTACAACTGGCCCGCGATTGAGCAACGTGATTCCTTGAGTGTGGCCGATCGTCTCGCTGCTCTGGATCTCACGCCATTACAGCGCACCAGTATTGGTGGCTTTCTTGAGATTCTGTCGATGAATCAGCCGGAGAATGCCTCCTATCTGGAGATGATGCGCTGTTGGTCGCTCACGGGGTGGAACTATTCCCTGTTCAATGACTCAGCAGCCCGCTACAAACTCAAGCGTGGCACTGGCGCACTGGTGCAAGCGATGGCCAGTGATGGTGGCTTTGATGTGATGCTCGACACCACAGTGGCATCCGTTCAACAAACGGCCAACGGGGTCACGGTGACGACGGCAGCTGGTGAGCAGGTGAGTGCCAAGCGCGCTGTGGTCACCGTGCCGCTGAATGTGCTTCACAACGTGGCGTTTGATCCACCGCTGAAGCCAGTGAAAGTGGAGGCTTCAAAGCTCAAGCATGTGGGCGGTGGAGCCAAGGTGTTTTTTGAGGTTGAAGGAGATCCAGGTGCGGTGATGACTCTGGCCAGATCAACCGACTCTGATCTGATTGGCAGCTTCACCTATCAGCGTGGTTATCAGCATTCTGTGTTGGCTGGTTTCAGTTTGGAGCCGGATGCACTCGAACGATCAGTTGCTGATTGGCAACCTGTTCTTGAGGAGTTTGTGCCCGGTATTCGGCTGCTGTCGACCTTTGGGCATGACTGGGGTAGTGATGCTCTCTCCCAGGGGAGTTGGTGCACGTATCGACCAGGCACCTTTGTGCGCTTCGCTGATGAACTGCCTAAGCAAGACAACAATCTATTTTTTGCCTCAG
- a CDS encoding DUF1254 domain-containing protein has product MGCAALAGLSGQAGTVRLASSGQSCPEAAIEQTATVVTPVTKANYAFAETEVILADYVRKIAKGTCSDGVGVFFHQKTAQDPKERSILRPNFDTLYSFAVLDLNSPATVVLPDTDRYQILEVVDDEHWIPLISDQPGSYTLTKDSMGSRYVFAFVRTQVNMQDPEDLKRAAAVQDQIKLEQSEKGSFVVGHKYDMKQILALRADYNARRQPEGITSEMAFGKKGQISPEMRNFGVAIGWGGLPKEGAVYPFPKVVDSTEPQTLTLKNVPIDPRAFWSVTIYDKDGFSVGEKYNINSAFAKQNEQGEYVIHLGGDKNQDNYLDIYPGWNAAIRIYSPTKAYFDGSWTSPQFEPAK; this is encoded by the coding sequence ATGGGATGCGCTGCCTTGGCAGGGCTCAGCGGCCAAGCGGGTACCGTCAGGTTGGCGTCGAGCGGCCAGAGCTGCCCTGAAGCTGCTATTGAACAGACCGCCACGGTGGTGACTCCGGTCACGAAGGCCAACTATGCCTTTGCGGAAACCGAAGTGATCCTTGCCGATTATGTGCGCAAGATCGCCAAAGGCACCTGTAGTGATGGCGTTGGTGTGTTCTTCCACCAAAAGACGGCCCAGGATCCAAAAGAACGTTCGATTCTGCGGCCCAATTTCGACACGCTCTATTCCTTCGCTGTGCTGGATCTCAACAGTCCGGCCACTGTGGTGTTGCCCGACACCGATCGCTATCAGATTCTCGAGGTCGTAGATGATGAACACTGGATTCCGCTGATCAGTGATCAGCCGGGGAGCTACACCCTCACTAAGGACTCTATGGGTAGTCGTTATGTGTTCGCCTTCGTCCGGACTCAGGTGAACATGCAAGATCCCGAAGATCTCAAGCGGGCAGCAGCTGTGCAGGACCAGATCAAGCTTGAGCAGAGCGAGAAGGGGTCTTTTGTTGTGGGTCATAAGTACGACATGAAGCAAATTCTGGCCTTGCGAGCTGACTACAACGCGCGACGGCAACCAGAGGGGATCACATCGGAAATGGCTTTTGGTAAGAAAGGGCAGATCAGTCCTGAAATGCGTAACTTCGGGGTTGCCATCGGCTGGGGTGGCCTCCCCAAGGAAGGCGCTGTTTATCCATTCCCAAAGGTGGTTGATTCGACAGAACCTCAGACGCTGACTCTGAAAAACGTTCCGATTGATCCGCGGGCGTTCTGGTCAGTGACTATTTATGATAAGGATGGGTTTTCTGTTGGTGAAAAATATAATATCAACAGTGCTTTTGCTAAGCAGAATGAGCAAGGCGAGTATGTGATTCATCTTGGTGGTGATAAAAATCAGGACAATTATCTTGATATTTATCCGGGATGGAATGCTGCGATTCGCATCTACTCACCAACTAAAGCATACTTTGATGGTTCGTGGACTTCTCCTCAATTCGAACCTGCAAAATGA